A stretch of DNA from Glycine max cultivar Williams 82 chromosome 18, Glycine_max_v4.0, whole genome shotgun sequence:
ACAAAAATCTACACCAAACATCATTTTCCACCTCCAAGCATTTGTTTTCTTGTCTCTTGTATCTTGTTCTACTTTCATATCCTTTGTTATGATTGAAGTTTATATTTcggaatatataattttagtcattCATTCGCTTAAAACTCGATATATACAAACTCTAAGTACAGTCAAAGTCTTTGTGGATTCAATACTTGATCTTACTGTTTTAATATTACTTTGACAAATTAGTATACTTGTCAAGGAGTTAACAACTCGTCTTAAAAAATGGTGAGTGTTAAGTAAAGAGTTTAATGATCATATactcataatataaaataattttatactatcatttaattacaaatcactacttttaatatacaaaataatataaatacataatggtagtagtgtatttttttattgaaaatatattaaaagtttaaaactaAAAGGACAATGCAATCTAACGGTAACCATTAATTTGTCACTTTTTTCATCGAaataatttgtctttttttaatcattttcttcttaaacACACATAATATATGgtacttaaaattataaatttggtctCTCTATTTGTCTCAAAATTCGATTTGGTcctcctataatttaatttacgaaTTTAGTCTTTCAGTTTTTTGCAATCTCGTTATTTCAGTCTCCCAATCCTGAAATTGGACGTTGACGGTTAATTGTTTACCTTGACCGTCACATGTTGCGCTTTTATTGGACGTTGACGATCACGTATCACAATTTTATTGAAAGTTGATATTAATTAggtgcatgaaattaatgtccAATAAACGCTCGACACGTGACAATCAACGTTGACAAGCAGCAAtcaatgttcaattttgagtttgGGAACTTAAATAatgagattgaaaaaaatgaaaaactaaattcattaattaaattataaggaaatcaaatttataattttaaaataaataagaaatcaaatttaCGATTTTATCTATATATGTTTCTAGCATGGACTTAACTTACCTTTTCCACTCCGAATGAAGTAAATTTGGCGGCTACCAGTGATCAAATTGTTAGTGTCAGAAAAGTTTGCTGTGCCCTTGCTCCATATCTCACAACCAGTTGCATCCGCATTAACATAAGAGTAAGCCTCGCAAGAGCAATTATTCAAGCACTTCATCCAGCAATCAAAATGGCTTAGTTTCTCCTTTGCATCAAATATGAACCCTTTCCCTGCCATTACCCCATATCTACTCTCGCTACTGCCTAAGTACAAACTATCAACGTCCGTGCATTTGTGTGCACTTGGCATTGAACAACCAGACAGAAAGTACTTGTTATCACTGCATGAATAACTGGCACCACTGCTACCATATATTATACCCAAAGATCCCATTATGATATAACCATAAACAGGCACATACTTCACGTACGTTTCATCTTCATCTGAGTAGTACTCAAAAACGAAGTCCTTCTCGTAAAGTGAGGACTTTAAATTGGCAAAATTTCCATTGCTCCATTGGCCACTACTCCAAACAATCTTCTCTCTCCACCACATCACCATTTCCTTCGTTTTGTGGTCAAGGCCAAGGCTGAAGGACCCTGACAAAGGAGACTTACCACTTCTCCATGATGTTATAGACCAATTTTGGCCTGTTTTTCTGTCAAACCCTAGCTTCATCCCTGGTAAAAGCATGTTTGTGGGATAATCAAAGCTTTGCCACAATATGTTCTTCACAGATCCATCTTGGTTTATTTCCTGAAGCACAAAGTTGCCATTATCTTGCAAGATGGCACTGGTGATGATAGTACTGTTGCTATTACTTTCAGGTTTAGAAGAAGAATAGAGCATGATAGTGGAATTTCCACCgttggaaataattttcaagTTACCATATTGATCAATTGTGAGAGCCACTGAAGGGTCACGGATTGGCTCGTCTCTATTGGCAACCCAGTTATAACTAGAATTAACAACTGAGAGTCTAATTCCAAGGTAGAAATATTCAGACTCATCGAGCTGAAAGAAACTCAGTGTGAACAAACCTGAAGAGCAGATCAAAGAGTTGGTTGTTGTGAGCTGATCATGACCTTGGAATAGCGTGTCACCGTTAAAGTTTGAAGGCTTTGTTGAGTGCAGGAGACAAGTGAAAGTAATGAAGTATAGTATTCTGTTGCCGAAAGCCATTGGTGGTGTAACATGTAATGCCTGAGCTGTGAACTCTGCAACACGTTTTTGATCTTGTTAGTCTATAACATGAGAAGTTATATTATGTTCAAGCCAACAGGGAAGTcataagaaaaacaattattgGGGTAGgttgttattttaatattgactataaaaaaaataatactcccTCCcacttaaggaaaaaaattcacattttaTCGATCACGAACGTAAGAAAATCTAAACTAATTTTATGTTATAATGTTATtatctctatatttttttatttaattgagatttatatagttttaattACTTCTTTTAATGAGTTTAATGTCTATGCTATAAATTACcgcttgaattaatttaaaaaaattattttaaaagttaatcaatttatcatatataattattttttattaaataaatataactctttatctggtttttttttctcttttctccttttttataCCATGCTTCAATAtagaataacttaaaaaaaatagttttgttttattgagattgatgtaattaaatatgattaattaattttcttagctaattttttttttcttcttatacttAAGGCAAGGAGGGAGACAGGGAGTAGACCGTACATGAGgaataaattgttaatttttttcaactttatttGGAATATATCAAATggaattatttctttaaaatgaattgaaattaaaacaCGCATGCACCATGGCATGAATAGAGTTTTCGTCTGACGATTATATGCATGAATATTGTTGTATGTTTGCTGacctattttcttttaaattcaaGGGGCATTACCTCAAAGAAAAcaggaaggaaaaagaaacacTATAAGAAGAAACTCAGTGCAACATGGAAGCCTCACACAGAATCatttaaagagttttttttttttttttgctaataagTGTCTTATAATATGGGAATAAATCATATGACACTTTTTAGAAGTTTATTATGGTCTATCTTAGGTAAACTCTAAATTAGTTTTGATAATtctatgaattatttatttttctagtgTTCCTTTAGGAAATTTTTACCGctcatttgaaatattttacttaatttattcTCAAGAAAGTATATCTTATTGCATTAGAAACATTTGAAATATTCTACTGAATTTCTTCTCAAGAAAGTAGTATATCTTATTGCATATGAAATGATGCGGAAAAGAATTTGGATACAAATATTAATAGGCCGTATATTagttaatatatacatatgttGACGATGCATTGCTGTTAAGAATCAAGATATTGGAGTTCAACTTATCAATTGATTTAAAACCCTTCAAACCCAATCAATATCCAACCattatatattgaaaaactatttgataaaatttatattgattttagttaaaattttactctcatttcaaagttatttttatgttttatgttaggcaatgaagggaagatttatttttttaatgaaaaaaagggaaagagtTGAAGTCGAAATAAtacagaaaaacaacaaaatatatataggaTTCCAATCATGACAGCGTCAACGATATTAATTAAGTCATGTTACTTTTATTAATTCATCAAATTAGATCTTTCAAATTAGTAGCTTTGGGCGAGGGGAAACTCCCTAATTAAATATCTctagtaattttttatcaaataagttAATTTACGAACTAATAAACTACTTAATTGTCTTGTCAAACACATAGTtggagataaatttattaatctatttttacaaaaaaaaaaaaattctagctAAAGTAAATTTTCAAATAGAATTTCAACTTTCATACTTCTATTAACataatatcatataatatttgTTACTATTTTCATTAATGAGATTGACTACATATATAAATCATTAAggtataattttatcatttattttaaaaattagcaaAACTAGTTTTGCGTTTATTTCGGACTTCACCTTTCATCTCACACCCCACCCAAAAAAAGGCTattaaaattactataaatattaaatgcatGCTATATAAAATGGATATGTTGATAAAATGtatcatatattaaatttaattcatataatataCTATTTGTTTTCAAATGTCTTctcctttaaaaataataatatgattagAAATACTATTAGACACTAAATAACACTAAATATGAATATCTCTTTcattaaaaattcaattgacTCATCATATACTCAACTCCTAATTACTACATATAGGACACGAAGTAAAATATTTGCTaatgctaaataaaaataaaagtaaaatcaaCACTAAAATTTTGGGTACAGATACTAAAATGGGTTTAAATACTACTACATGGAATACTGCAGTCTTGCATGGCCTAacaaaaatgggaaaaaaatgaaCACTGCTTTACTTCAATGACCCGTTTCTGCTTCGCCCGACCCGTATTGTGGTTCGGGTAACCCGATCGGGTCGGAGCTCACCATGTCTGTTACTTATGTTGTTCACCATTTGCAGAGGTTGTCGTGTCGCAGAAACACACAACTAAAGCCACTTCTTCTTCAGTTTCACCGACACAATGCCTTTCATCTCCAAAATTCAGCGCCAATCCGATTACACCCTCTTTGGTTCCGCCACTCCCATCGTCATCGACAATGGCGCCTCCTATTTCCGCATTGGGTACCTTCTTGAACCCTAATTTTGTCTCAAAAAAtcgaaacttttattttttttggtttctctGTTTTTCAAATCAGCTCGTGATGGGGTTGTTGATTTTAACGTTAAACTTTGTTCCTTTTGGTGAATTGCCAGATGGGCAGGAGAGACTCAACCCCGTGTTGTTTTCCGCAACATTGTCCAAAGGCCACGCCACAAAACAACCGGTATCACATACTTAGTTACTGTGTCATGTTTTATTGTTATTCTCCATCTTAGTTACTGTGTCAtgtatttgttttgttgtttgtgtttgtctgAAATGTTTCTGCAGTGAAACTGTGTAGTTAATGTTGAAGTTGTTGTCCCAATTCTTGTTGTCGTGGTGCATTTTCATTAGTTTattaactatattttaatttcgtaaaagaataaaataggaccgagatatatttattattgtgaCTGAATAGTCTTTTATATTCAAGAGGAACCTGTTTCATGAGCTGATAAAGAGCCAACTAAAAGGAAATTTGTCGcatgttgaatatttttttttttttgaacatttTGTAACACAGGAGAAACCGTCACTATTGTTGGTGACCATGATCCAGCATTACTGAAATACTTTGACTGTACACGCTCTGGACCCCGCTCAGCATTTGACAGCAATGTTGTTTACCAGTTTGAAATAATGGAATATGTAAGTTGTCCCTCATTACAATTTTGTGAGTGAAGGAgaggtagttttttttttagtcattCCTATATGATTGTTATTATGCAATTAGAATTCAGTTCCTGATGATCATATGCTAGTCTGTGATTTGTGTTGGCTGCTGTGTGTGTTGTATGCATGTGAAGTTACATTTCTATTTCAGGAAATGGTCTATTTGGGTGGCTGCATGTTAGAATGAGAGATTTTACTTGAGAACATATGGTGTTGCCACTTGTGTTATTGCTATATGATACATTTGGATTAATGAGATGTCTTTGTtgtttagttgttggtttgtcCAAATTGAACACCAAAATGTGTAGTAACTTCTAAGGATTTACATTTTCAAccatttcaaaatgtttttagaACAAGTATCCAAATTCCAAAATATAGTTTCTTTTCCTCTGCATGGATTCTATCTTTTGAATTGTGCTGATATGGATAAATATTAAGAGTTCGAACATGGCCAAAAATCTTGTTTTTTGCTGCCTAGAGTATAGACCTCGGCATTTCTTCAAGGTCCTACAGAATGACCATTCCTGGGACTATCTCATAGACAGTGCCATAGTGGTGCCTTGCACCAGGCAATGCCAAGGTTCCTTTTCCTAGTATATAATAAATGGAAGAACTATTCTCCTAGTATGAGATAATGTATGAATTGATGTGTGACAGTTAGGTTTGATAGTTCACAGGCTAAGGTCACAAGCTGAATATAGAATCATAGGCTTTTGACAACTAGTTGGAAAGGATGTGTACCATATTAAATATTATGGAAATAGATCATGCATGTATACTGTGTATGCTTTCATTAATTCTGAAAAACATGTGAAGGAAAGCCTTGCTGACATTTTCTTTCATCTATAGATTCTGGACTTTGGATTTGACCGGTTGGGTGCTACAGGATCAGAGGTATGCCCATAAATGGAGTAGtgttttccatttttctttaCTGAGCATTTAGTTTGCTATCGTCGTTATGATGACATTTTAAATTCCAATAGACCACTACTAGTAATTTTGGTATGCTAGTAAACTTAGTGATCTGTAGTTACCTAGGATTTCCTTGGTTTGATGAATacagatttttctcttttggaacttctacaattaaaattatttaactcaCTCTTTTATATCTTTATGTTTTATGCCAGAGCAGATTGATCATCCTGTCCTGATCACAGAATGTGTATGCAACCCAGTTCAGTCTCGTAGTAAAATGGGAGAACTTCTTTTTGAGACTTATGGAGTTCCATCTATAGGTACTAATACTTTATTAATcctatcaaaaagaaaaataaaacacttcATCTTCATCAACTGGCATTAGTAGGAAATGAAGTGTTGGCTTGCCTATTGTCTTATGCCCAATCTTGTCCACCTGGCTATTCTTAAATGGAAAACCAATTACTAAGTGAAGCCCTTCAAGACCATGTTTGATGTCTTGTCACATAGTTGTGACTAGTTTGGACCCCATCATGGGCACATGTTTATCTCTATTCTATGCTAGATGGTGTACTTGTAATTTTATTGACAATGCTATCTATGCTTCTCTGTCCTGGCAGCCTTTGGTGTTGACGCGGCATTCAGCTATAAATATAATCAACAGCAAGGTGTTTGTGATAAAGATGGTCTTGCAATGTGTCCTGGATTCAATACAACTCATGTGATTCCGGTatgctttttttcttatttacgtCAAAGGGTCTTTTATGCAAAGGAAAACACTTATGGTTTCTGTTTGTCCTTACACGCATTGTTACATTTGTAGATCACAAATCATTGCCGGTAGGATTTTCATGGCCTTATCAAGTGTATAAAGTGATATAATTCTTTataatcattttctttattttttatatttccagTTTGTAGATGGGGAGCCTATTTATAAAGGATGCTGTCGCACCAATATTGGTGGATTCCATGTGACCGATTATTTAAAACAACTTCTTTCACTCAAATATCCTTATCATATGTGAGTAAAAATCATCTTGGCTCTGCTATCATCAAACTGTTGCTAAATagatatcatttttttagagTTTATTATGTTCTCAATGCAGGGCTAGATTTACATGGGAAAAGGTTGAAGACCTGAAGATGGAACATTGTTATATTGCCCCAGACTATGCTTCTGAAGCTCGGCTGTTTCAGGTAAGAAAAGGTTCTTCTTTTCAATCTAAGTTCATACATCATCTCTATTTTTCTATGATTTTACTTCATTAATGGTCTGACAGAAAGGAGCTAAAGAGGCCGAAGAAAAAACCAGATGTTGGCAGCTCCCTTGGGTTCCACCCCCAACTGAGGAGCCTCCTTCTGAGGAAGAGATTGCAAGAAAGGCAGCAATAAAAGAGAGACAAGGGCAAAGATTACGAGAAATGGCTGAGGCAAAGAGGTCATCTAGAATAAACGAATTGGAAAATGAATTGCATGGTTTggaatttcttttaaaacagCTTGAACAAGTTGAAGACAGTAATGTTCCGTCTTTCCTAGCAGCAACTGGTTATGTCTCTAGGCAGGAGATAGAATCTGCCCGCACTAAAGTTACACAATCCTTACGGAAAGCAAAAGGTGAACCAAAGAACGAGCAAGCTGAAACTGATAAGGCCAGCCCTAATGCTAATGAAAAGTATTCTCTTATAAACATCCCTGATGACATGCTCACAACAGACCAGGTCAGTTTTAGCATATCGCATGCATCATTACATTGAACTTGCTGTCTTCCCATCCTTTAAATGTACTTGCCATTGTAAATTTCTTGCTTTTATCCATATTTGTTTTCGATCTTTAATAttccaaataatttttttgcatgtTGCCCTCTGTGCCTTATGAAGTTGACAATGTTTGTTGGGTGTGCTCTGTTGATAGCTcattgaaaagaagaaacagTTATCACTGAAATCCATGTCTGAAGGGCGGCAGCGATTAAAACAGAAGCGTTATGAAGAGGAATTGGAGCGAGAAAGGAAACAACAGCTAGAGGATGAGAAACGCCTGTATGTTTCATGCTTTAATTTATTCAGTTTAATTGAAATTACTTTGTTGCATATTTATGCAAGTTAAAAAGATCATCATTTCAACCTAGTAAAAGGGGGGGAAATGACAAATCAAGAGCATTCAGTTTCTGTCTAATTTAAGGTTACTTAATGCCTTGGCAAGTGATAGAAGTGCATACTATACTATTTATACCTTAGTTAATGTCAGGACATGACATTTGTACAAAGCATGACTGATCTTGACAAGGCTTGAATACTTAACATTAGGGCATTGGTTAAGGAACTAAAATGAGAAAGTATTTATTGCGGAAATCATAGGAGAGCATAAAAAAAGTCATGGACAATGCAATAAAAACATTTCTCcttttaattccttaaccaCTGCCCTAAGGCACTGGTTAACATTTGcctataaattataatactctattatgctttaaaaaaattctgattGTCTTTTTTCCCTTATTGTAGAGAGAATCCAGAGCTTTACTTGGAACAATTGCATGCTAGATACAAAGACCTTTCAGAGAAAGTTGACCAACGAAAACGGCTCAAGACAAATGGAGGTCATTCTAATGGAAATAACTTATCCGGTGGCATTGGTCGTGGT
This window harbors:
- the LOC106796836 gene encoding G-type lectin S-receptor-like serine/threonine-protein kinase CES101, with amino-acid sequence MAFGNRILYFITFTCLLHSTKPSNFNGDTLFQGHDQLTTTNSLICSSGLFTLSFFQLDESEYFYLGIRLSVVNSSYNWVANRDEPIRDPSVALTIDQYGNLKIISNGGNSTIMLYSSSKPESNSNSTIITSAILQDNGNFVLQEINQDGSVKNILWQSFDYPTNMLLPGMKLGFDRKTGQNWSITSWRSGKSPLSGSFSLGLDHKTKEMVMWWREKIVWSSGQWSNGNFANLKSSLYEKDFVFEYYSDEDETYVKYVPVYGYIIMGSLGIIYGSSGASYSCSDNKYFLSGCSMPSAHKCTDVDSLYLGSSESRYGVMAGKGFIFDAKEKLSHFDCWMKCLNNCSCEAYSYVNADATGCEIWSKGTANFSDTNNLITGSRQIYFIRSGKGKLSPC
- the LOC100808396 gene encoding actin-related protein 5 isoform X1; protein product: MPFISKIQRQSDYTLFGSATPIVIDNGASYFRIGWAGETQPRVVFRNIVQRPRHKTTGETVTIVGDHDPALLKYFDCTRSGPRSAFDSNVVYQFEIMEYILDFGFDRLGATGSEIDHPVLITECVCNPVQSRSKMGELLFETYGVPSIAFGVDAAFSYKYNQQQGVCDKDGLAMCPGFNTTHVIPFVDGEPIYKGCCRTNIGGFHVTDYLKQLLSLKYPYHMARFTWEKVEDLKMEHCYIAPDYASEARLFQKGAKEAEEKTRCWQLPWVPPPTEEPPSEEEIARKAAIKERQGQRLREMAEAKRSSRINELENELHGLEFLLKQLEQVEDSNVPSFLAATGYVSRQEIESARTKVTQSLRKAKGEPKNEQAETDKASPNANEKYSLINIPDDMLTTDQLIEKKKQLSLKSMSEGRQRLKQKRYEEELERERKQQLEDEKRLENPELYLEQLHARYKDLSEKVDQRKRLKTNGGHSNGNNLSGGIGRGERLNAAQRERMRLLTTAAFDRGKGEDTFGAKDEDWQLYKLMGKDNDDGDEEPDEDDAELARISSRLLDLDPTFVPNKSETGSSQPAEAPRARPLTKEDFQIVFGVERFRCPEILFNPNWIAVDQAGLDEMAGVSIRRLSCKDESLEERLTSSILVTGGSSLFPGIIERLEAGIRMIRPCGAPIKVVRALDPVMDAWRGAAAFASAPQFHTQTFSRMDYFEKGEDWLRSYQIKYSL
- the LOC100808396 gene encoding actin-related protein 5 isoform X2, with translation MGELLFETYGVPSIAFGVDAAFSYKYNQQQGVCDKDGLAMCPGFNTTHVIPFVDGEPIYKGCCRTNIGGFHVTDYLKQLLSLKYPYHMARFTWEKVEDLKMEHCYIAPDYASEARLFQKGAKEAEEKTRCWQLPWVPPPTEEPPSEEEIARKAAIKERQGQRLREMAEAKRSSRINELENELHGLEFLLKQLEQVEDSNVPSFLAATGYVSRQEIESARTKVTQSLRKAKGEPKNEQAETDKASPNANEKYSLINIPDDMLTTDQLIEKKKQLSLKSMSEGRQRLKQKRYEEELERERKQQLEDEKRLENPELYLEQLHARYKDLSEKVDQRKRLKTNGGHSNGNNLSGGIGRGERLNAAQRERMRLLTTAAFDRGKGEDTFGAKDEDWQLYKLMGKDNDDGDEEPDEDDAELARISSRLLDLDPTFVPNKSETGSSQPAEAPRARPLTKEDFQIVFGVERFRCPEILFNPNWIAVDQAGLDEMAGVSIRRLSCKDESLEERLTSSILVTGGSSLFPGIIERLEAGIRMIRPCGAPIKVVRALDPVMDAWRGAAAFASAPQFHTQTFSRMDYFEKGEDWLRSYQIKYSL